Proteins encoded together in one Schumannella luteola window:
- a CDS encoding sugar ABC transporter substrate-binding protein produces the protein MTHLRKLSAVLAFAAAVSLAGCGAIQSDGSDSGAAADCQRPTGKEIYFDYPLTSLSVYGDLQRFAEAAAEKRGYTVKYTADDNDLQKQNTNVQALVTQQVPAIVSYPLEPTSMEALAKEARSNCSVFVSYAAPIKNQDAAILFSGHDSGVELGKAALAWAEKQSAPIKVLILQDRDLAVGAARDDGLNEVFPGAASNIEVVATQKASDRTEGEQVTREVLQAHPDLNMVLSYNDDSGLGAQQAFVNAGKDPKDPGIFVGGQDGSKEGLTAVSQGGIYRVSVAVRIKDIGEAVANVPIDILQGKKNNGVDVPPVALDVDSPKLSEYLSDYS, from the coding sequence ATGACCCACCTCCGAAAGCTCAGCGCCGTGCTGGCATTCGCAGCTGCGGTGAGCCTGGCCGGCTGCGGCGCGATCCAGTCCGACGGCTCCGACAGCGGCGCCGCAGCCGATTGCCAGCGCCCCACGGGCAAGGAGATCTACTTCGACTACCCGCTGACCAGCCTCTCGGTCTACGGAGACCTGCAGCGCTTCGCCGAAGCCGCAGCGGAGAAGCGCGGCTACACGGTGAAGTACACCGCCGACGACAACGACCTGCAGAAGCAGAACACCAACGTGCAGGCGCTCGTCACCCAGCAGGTGCCGGCCATCGTGTCGTACCCGCTCGAGCCCACCTCGATGGAGGCGCTCGCGAAGGAGGCGCGCAGCAACTGCAGCGTGTTCGTCTCCTATGCCGCGCCCATCAAGAACCAGGACGCCGCGATCCTGTTCAGCGGCCACGACAGCGGGGTCGAGCTCGGCAAAGCGGCGCTCGCCTGGGCCGAGAAGCAGAGCGCGCCCATCAAGGTGCTGATCCTGCAGGACCGCGACCTCGCCGTCGGCGCGGCGCGCGACGACGGGCTCAACGAGGTGTTCCCGGGCGCAGCATCGAACATCGAGGTCGTCGCCACGCAGAAGGCGTCCGACCGCACCGAAGGCGAGCAGGTCACCCGCGAAGTGCTGCAGGCGCACCCCGATCTCAACATGGTGCTGTCCTACAACGACGACTCGGGACTCGGAGCCCAGCAGGCGTTCGTCAACGCGGGCAAGGACCCGAAGGACCCCGGCATCTTCGTCGGAGGACAGGACGGATCCAAGGAGGGCCTGACCGCGGTATCCCAGGGCGGCATCTACCGCGTGTCGGTCGCCGTGCGCATCAAGGACATCGGCGAAGCCGTCGCGAATGTGCCGATCGACATCCTGCAGGGCAAGAAGAACAACGGTGTCGACGTGCCGCCGGTCGCGCTCGATGTCGACAGCCCCAAGCTCTCCGAGTACCTGAGCGACTACTCCTGA
- a CDS encoding DeoR family transcriptional regulator, which translates to MTAPRREPAEVRRRRIVELTEQNDYLRPAEIAAALNVSGETVRRDLLALEQTGELRRVHGGAMASTVRSSEPKRSDRSATSLERKREIAAIVASLVSIDDTVFMDVGTTIEAAAASLPPEFAGSVVTNSLAVGGILNERREMELYLVGGRVRVGEMTTYGPDALSQLEGFNASLAFIGSGGIHVEAGMTDYSTDDAAVKQLMIAQAERTYILATSEKLGTRARRFVCELQSVAGVITDSDAEPRALDELRAAGVTVLTPADLPDPA; encoded by the coding sequence GTGACCGCGCCGCGTCGGGAGCCCGCCGAGGTGCGGCGTCGTCGCATCGTCGAGCTCACCGAGCAGAACGACTACCTGCGGCCCGCCGAGATCGCCGCCGCACTGAACGTCTCGGGCGAGACGGTTCGACGCGATCTGCTCGCCCTCGAGCAGACCGGCGAGCTGCGTCGCGTGCACGGCGGAGCGATGGCGTCGACGGTGCGCTCCAGCGAGCCCAAGCGCAGCGACCGCAGCGCCACCTCTCTCGAGCGCAAGCGCGAGATCGCCGCGATCGTCGCCAGCCTGGTGTCGATCGATGACACCGTCTTCATGGATGTGGGAACGACCATCGAGGCCGCAGCGGCGAGCCTGCCCCCCGAGTTCGCCGGCAGCGTGGTGACGAACAGCCTCGCCGTCGGGGGCATCCTCAACGAGCGTCGTGAGATGGAGCTCTATCTCGTCGGAGGTCGTGTGCGGGTCGGCGAGATGACCACCTACGGCCCTGACGCGCTCAGCCAGCTCGAGGGCTTCAATGCCTCGCTCGCCTTCATCGGATCGGGCGGAATCCACGTCGAGGCCGGCATGACCGACTACTCGACCGACGACGCGGCCGTGAAGCAGCTGATGATCGCTCAGGCGGAGCGGACCTACATCCTGGCGACGAGCGAGAAACTCGGCACCCGCGCTCGCCGCTTCGTCTGCGAGCTGCAGTCCGTCGCCGGCGTGATCACCGACTCCGATGCCGAACCGCGCGCGCTCGACGAGCTGCGCGCCGCCGGGGTGACCGTGCTCACGCCGGCTGATCTGCCGGATCCCGCATGA
- a CDS encoding PTS sugar transporter subunit IIC — protein sequence MSAMERMTGTIEKRIAPVANKLARQKYIQVMQSTFLSLIPFFTLGSFALIIVSPPVDPQRLDPGFGRSFFQGWTSLADFAGPAVLPIYFVTIGAISLYVVAGMAFYLGRHHKMQSIVPVATALAAFLIMAGTDEKNELTTAYLGGTGLFTGIIVTIGGFELYRFLYAKRVGRIELSGNGVPPALTESLASLVPIVIVLLTAGIVSALTRVLTGSPFPDLIRLILTPLVSGVNTIWVVILLAVVVMLLWWFGIHDTVITGPLSPFLINNMTANAAAYAAGATTLALPFIVSEPFWWTFMAIGGSGATMGLAFLAAFSKSKHIKTVGRLSVVPALFNINEPLIFGLPLMYNPVLFFPFIGTMAFNGAVAFVFMDLHLIGRPFVDPGWNMIAPVGALISTLDWKAMLLVLGLIVVDALIYLPFFKVYEKQKLAEERAQADSDAEAVAASPTTTPAASPVTDNRLADGDAAAQPI from the coding sequence ATGAGCGCCATGGAGAGGATGACCGGCACGATCGAGAAGCGGATCGCGCCGGTCGCCAACAAACTCGCCCGTCAGAAGTACATCCAGGTGATGCAGAGCACGTTCCTCAGCCTGATCCCGTTCTTCACCCTCGGCAGCTTCGCGCTCATCATCGTCAGCCCGCCCGTCGACCCTCAGCGACTCGACCCCGGATTCGGGCGGTCGTTCTTCCAGGGCTGGACCAGCCTCGCCGACTTCGCGGGGCCGGCCGTGCTCCCGATCTACTTCGTGACGATCGGCGCGATCTCCCTGTACGTGGTCGCCGGCATGGCGTTCTACCTCGGCCGGCACCACAAGATGCAGTCGATCGTCCCGGTGGCGACGGCGCTCGCCGCCTTCCTGATCATGGCGGGCACCGACGAGAAGAACGAGCTCACCACCGCCTATCTCGGCGGCACGGGTCTCTTCACCGGCATCATCGTCACCATCGGCGGATTCGAGCTGTACCGGTTCCTCTATGCCAAGCGCGTCGGGCGGATCGAGCTCAGCGGCAACGGCGTGCCGCCGGCATTGACCGAGTCGCTGGCGTCTCTCGTCCCGATCGTCATCGTGCTGCTCACGGCGGGAATCGTGAGCGCGCTGACCCGCGTTCTCACCGGGTCGCCGTTCCCCGACCTGATCCGGCTGATCCTCACGCCGTTGGTCTCGGGTGTGAACACGATCTGGGTCGTGATCCTGCTGGCGGTCGTCGTCATGCTGCTGTGGTGGTTCGGCATCCATGACACGGTCATCACCGGCCCCCTCTCGCCGTTCCTGATCAACAACATGACCGCGAACGCCGCGGCGTACGCGGCCGGCGCGACGACCCTCGCGCTGCCGTTCATCGTCTCCGAGCCGTTCTGGTGGACCTTCATGGCGATCGGCGGATCGGGCGCGACGATGGGTCTCGCGTTCCTCGCCGCGTTCAGCAAGTCGAAGCACATCAAGACCGTCGGTCGACTGTCGGTGGTGCCCGCTCTCTTCAACATCAACGAGCCCCTGATCTTCGGACTGCCGCTGATGTACAACCCCGTGCTGTTCTTCCCGTTCATCGGCACGATGGCCTTCAACGGCGCCGTGGCGTTCGTCTTCATGGACCTCCACCTGATCGGGCGCCCGTTCGTCGATCCGGGATGGAACATGATCGCGCCGGTCGGAGCCCTCATCTCGACACTCGACTGGAAGGCGATGCTGCTCGTCCTCGGTCTCATCGTCGTCGACGCCCTGATCTACCTCCCCTTCTTCAAGGTCTACGAGAAGCAGAAGCTCGCGGAGGAGCGCGCTCAGGCCGACTCCGATGCCGAGGCCGTCGCCGCCTCGCCGACGACCACCCCTGCCGCATCCCCGGTCACCGACAACCGCCTCGCCGACGGCGACGCGGCCGCCCAGCCCATCTGA
- a CDS encoding sugar ABC transporter ATP-binding protein, producing the protein MTLAISAASKSYGSFRVLHDIDFEVGPGEVHALLGPNGAGKSTLIKCLGGVQGFDGGTIDLDGEPLNATTPAAAFEAGVATIHQHLSLIDSLSVSDNIFLGREIPAGPLVAKARQRRETQQLLDQFGIPVSPTAVVGQLPVGIKQLIEIAKAWHRTDIRVLILDEPTSALAEDETLRLFSEIERLKAAGARIIYTTHRLGEIYRIADRVTVIRDGGVALTGPTSEIRPQQIVAAIAGTTTVDAAYGADVGTRRRDESALTVTGLSGPRFGPIDLDVRAGEIVGLYGVLGSGRSSLLETIAGRYSADAGDVTIGGRLRRNRRPSAAIRDGLAFVPSDRATQALWATRDASENMLMPSFGALASGTLRVARRERAAFAATAERLELQPPDPRRNGGDFSGGNQQKIVLGRWLQNDDLRVLVLDEPTQGVDVGARQKIYETCYQLAERGVAVLFASSDADEIVKLADRVVVVDQGRAIVELSGADITERALLSAAHELV; encoded by the coding sequence ATGACGCTCGCGATCTCCGCCGCATCCAAGAGCTACGGCTCGTTCCGGGTCCTGCACGACATCGACTTCGAAGTCGGCCCCGGCGAGGTGCATGCCCTCCTCGGGCCGAACGGCGCGGGGAAGTCGACCCTCATCAAGTGCCTCGGCGGCGTGCAGGGATTCGACGGCGGCACGATCGACCTCGATGGCGAGCCGCTGAATGCGACGACGCCGGCGGCCGCGTTCGAGGCCGGAGTGGCGACGATCCACCAGCACCTCAGCCTCATCGACTCGCTCTCGGTGAGCGACAACATCTTCCTCGGCCGTGAGATCCCCGCCGGCCCATTGGTCGCGAAGGCGCGGCAGCGGCGCGAGACCCAGCAGCTGCTCGACCAGTTCGGCATCCCCGTGAGCCCGACTGCCGTGGTCGGCCAGCTGCCGGTCGGCATCAAGCAGCTCATCGAGATCGCGAAGGCCTGGCACCGCACCGACATCCGGGTGCTGATCCTCGATGAGCCCACGTCCGCCCTGGCCGAGGATGAGACCCTGCGCCTCTTCAGCGAGATCGAGCGGCTGAAGGCCGCCGGCGCCCGAATCATCTACACGACCCACCGCCTCGGCGAGATCTACCGCATCGCGGACCGGGTGACCGTCATCCGCGACGGCGGCGTCGCACTCACCGGACCGACGAGCGAGATCCGGCCGCAGCAGATCGTCGCCGCGATCGCTGGGACCACCACCGTCGACGCCGCCTACGGCGCCGATGTCGGCACGCGACGCCGTGACGAGAGCGCGCTGACGGTCACCGGGCTGAGCGGACCGCGCTTCGGCCCGATCGACCTCGACGTCCGCGCCGGCGAGATCGTCGGCCTGTACGGCGTGCTCGGCTCAGGACGCTCGTCTCTGCTCGAGACCATCGCCGGTCGCTACAGCGCCGACGCCGGCGACGTCACGATCGGCGGCCGGCTGCGGCGCAACCGCCGACCGTCGGCCGCGATTCGCGACGGCCTCGCCTTCGTGCCCTCGGATCGGGCGACCCAGGCGCTGTGGGCCACCCGCGACGCGAGCGAGAACATGCTCATGCCGAGCTTCGGCGCTCTCGCATCCGGAACCCTGCGCGTCGCGCGCCGCGAGCGCGCCGCCTTCGCCGCGACGGCAGAACGCCTCGAGCTGCAGCCGCCCGATCCGCGCCGCAACGGCGGCGACTTCTCGGGCGGCAACCAGCAGAAGATCGTGCTGGGGCGCTGGCTGCAGAACGACGACCTGCGGGTCCTCGTTCTGGATGAGCCCACCCAGGGAGTCGACGTCGGCGCCCGGCAGAAGATCTACGAGACCTGCTACCAGCTCGCCGAGCGAGGTGTCGCGGTGCTGTTCGCCTCCTCCGACGCCGACGAGATCGTGAAGCTCGCCGACCGGGTCGTCGTCGTCGATCAGGGCCGGGCGATCGTCGAGCTGAGCGGCGCTGACATCACCGAACGCGCCCTGCTGTCCGCTGCCCACGAGCTCGTCTGA
- a CDS encoding ABC transporter permease subunit yields the protein MTTTAPAPRLARRSWTAIVLRFALLIGLLALVAYFSAASNLFLSAGNIRNILLSSSVLLILAVPQAVLVIMGYVDLSVGSIIGLTGVAMGMQITDAGWSPWAAMLLALVLGTVAGLVNGVLISYTRLSPIIVTLGTLQLYRGITEGVKQNPPAGFGELIGVFGRGTLFGVPIAVWISLLVFALGALFLYRSAAGRHVYAIGVNADAAFLSGIRTKRLPLLFYGLIGLAAGIGGILLAARLDSAPPTTLGNGMELNVLTAVLLGGVAFSGGRGTMVGVLLGVLFLGVLSNGMTLTNVPYWAQSIATGSALVIAAGLDELSQKRGAVRRILSVKGAAQ from the coding sequence GTGACCACCACCGCCCCCGCGCCCCGCCTCGCTCGGCGCTCTTGGACCGCGATCGTGCTGCGCTTCGCCCTCCTGATCGGACTGCTCGCTCTGGTCGCCTACTTCTCGGCGGCCTCGAATCTCTTCCTCTCCGCCGGCAACATCCGCAACATCCTGCTCTCGAGTTCCGTGCTGCTGATCCTGGCCGTGCCGCAGGCCGTGCTGGTGATCATGGGCTACGTCGACCTGTCGGTCGGCTCGATCATCGGGCTGACGGGAGTCGCGATGGGCATGCAGATCACCGACGCCGGATGGAGTCCGTGGGCGGCGATGCTGCTCGCCCTGGTGCTCGGCACGGTCGCGGGGCTCGTCAACGGCGTGCTGATCAGCTATACCCGGCTCAGCCCCATCATCGTCACGCTCGGAACCCTGCAGCTCTACCGCGGCATCACCGAGGGCGTGAAGCAGAACCCGCCGGCCGGATTCGGCGAGCTCATCGGGGTATTCGGACGCGGCACCCTGTTCGGTGTGCCGATCGCGGTGTGGATCTCGCTGCTGGTGTTCGCACTCGGAGCGCTCTTCCTCTACCGCTCCGCTGCGGGTCGCCACGTCTACGCGATCGGTGTCAACGCCGACGCCGCGTTCCTCTCGGGCATCCGCACCAAGCGCCTGCCGCTCCTCTTCTACGGTCTCATCGGGCTCGCCGCCGGAATCGGCGGCATCCTGCTCGCGGCGCGACTGGACTCGGCGCCGCCCACCACGCTCGGCAACGGCATGGAGCTCAACGTGCTCACCGCCGTGCTGCTCGGCGGGGTCGCCTTCTCCGGCGGCCGCGGCACGATGGTCGGCGTGCTGCTCGGGGTGCTCTTCCTCGGTGTGCTCAGCAACGGCATGACGCTGACCAATGTGCCTTACTGGGCGCAGTCGATCGCCACGGGCTCCGCTCTCGTCATCGCGGCCGGTCTCGACGAACTCAGCCAGAAGCGGGGCGCCGTGCGGCGCATCCTCTCCGTGAAGGGTGCTGCCCAGTGA
- a CDS encoding PRD domain-containing protein, with protein MVPLLAADDAARSGCGPPGYSRQQTFFRRRGSTGGRRRMDSHERRQKLLGILRDQGPLLAGSRIAELLGVTSRTVRSDVRAINASAASPVIAAEHRGYSIVDGAAPPAPVVRRESVSGHRIFTIAQRLMRARDGIDAFDLAASLSISDSALEADLTKVRTVIREFDLALTRSGNTIRLTGRESDRRRLVRQLLLGSARGATGAGLEAALHELNRYPVAELSRILEAALAESTLDLHDYELIDLTLHLAIALERIDDGHSRAAEDGDPALDPRALAAAAHVGTQLEADLGARLPDGEVRGLAELIGTRIGSAAAIGADDENVRLVRDVVDELSAQYALDITDDAFVVNLGLHVRNMLDRARAGHSVRNPLRAEFKQSHPLIHDLAVFVASRIEGRTGVSIGEDEIVYLALHLGTYLQRSLEAHDVVDVVCVVPRHYDSRTAFIERLSVHLGDTVRLRLLASLLPDWAGINADLIVSVIELPVGLQRDAVAVTPIPSRAELDRIGDAVRRVRHRKSAARIRWTLTELLDPRLFRRVARTTRDEALRSMCEDLTAAGVASDGFHEDVLARERLSSTAFGGQIAVPHSFRMDCSRTAISVVMSEEPIDWGGSSVRMVVLFALSPTGRHAYRDVLGAVIAMLSDEARVARIVRDSADYEDFVRAIVAETSRN; from the coding sequence GTGGTTCCTCTCCTCGCGGCCGATGACGCCGCACGCTCAGGGTGCGGGCCGCCGGGGTACTCTCGCCAACAAACTTTCTTCCGCCGTCGCGGAAGCACCGGTGGACGGAGGCGCATGGATTCCCACGAACGACGTCAGAAGCTGCTCGGGATCCTGCGCGATCAGGGCCCGTTGCTCGCCGGCTCGCGCATCGCCGAACTCCTGGGGGTGACTTCGCGCACCGTGCGCTCCGACGTGCGGGCGATCAATGCGTCGGCCGCGTCACCGGTGATCGCAGCCGAGCACCGCGGCTACTCGATCGTCGACGGCGCGGCTCCGCCGGCCCCCGTCGTTCGGCGGGAGTCCGTGTCCGGTCATCGGATCTTCACGATCGCTCAGCGTCTCATGCGCGCTCGCGACGGGATCGACGCGTTCGACCTCGCGGCATCGCTGTCGATCTCCGATTCCGCTCTCGAGGCCGATCTGACGAAGGTCCGCACCGTGATCCGCGAGTTCGATCTCGCGCTGACGCGCTCCGGGAACACGATCCGCCTGACCGGGAGGGAATCCGATCGTCGTCGTCTCGTCCGCCAGCTTCTGCTCGGCTCGGCGCGCGGCGCGACGGGCGCTGGTCTGGAGGCGGCGCTGCACGAGCTGAATCGCTACCCCGTCGCGGAGCTGTCCCGGATCCTCGAGGCGGCGCTCGCCGAGTCGACGCTCGACCTGCACGACTACGAGCTCATCGACCTGACCCTCCATCTGGCGATCGCGCTCGAGCGGATCGACGACGGTCATTCCCGCGCCGCCGAGGACGGCGACCCGGCTCTCGATCCGCGGGCGCTGGCCGCGGCGGCGCACGTCGGCACGCAGCTGGAAGCAGATCTCGGCGCCCGGCTGCCCGACGGGGAGGTCCGGGGGTTGGCCGAGCTCATCGGGACCCGGATCGGCAGCGCAGCAGCGATCGGGGCGGATGACGAGAACGTGCGTCTCGTTCGCGATGTCGTCGACGAGCTCAGCGCTCAGTACGCCCTCGACATCACGGATGACGCCTTCGTCGTCAACTTGGGGCTGCACGTGCGGAACATGCTGGATCGTGCTCGCGCCGGTCATTCGGTGCGCAATCCGCTGCGCGCCGAGTTCAAGCAGTCGCACCCCCTCATCCACGACCTCGCGGTCTTCGTCGCGAGCCGTATCGAGGGCCGCACCGGCGTCAGCATCGGCGAGGACGAGATCGTCTATCTGGCGCTCCACCTCGGCACCTACCTGCAGCGATCGCTCGAAGCTCACGACGTCGTCGACGTCGTCTGCGTGGTTCCGCGTCACTACGACTCCCGCACCGCCTTCATCGAGCGCCTGTCCGTGCACCTGGGTGACACGGTCAGGTTGCGTCTGCTCGCCTCCCTGCTTCCCGATTGGGCTGGGATCAACGCCGACCTGATCGTCTCCGTGATCGAGCTGCCGGTGGGGCTGCAGCGCGACGCGGTGGCGGTGACTCCGATTCCCTCGCGCGCCGAACTCGACCGGATCGGCGACGCCGTGCGCCGCGTTCGTCACCGCAAGAGCGCTGCTCGGATCCGCTGGACCCTCACCGAACTGCTCGACCCGAGGCTGTTCCGGCGGGTCGCGCGCACGACGCGCGATGAAGCTCTGCGGTCGATGTGCGAGGACCTGACGGCTGCCGGCGTGGCGAGTGACGGATTCCATGAGGACGTGCTCGCTCGGGAGCGTCTGTCATCGACCGCGTTCGGCGGCCAGATCGCCGTCCCTCATTCCTTCCGTATGGACTGCAGTCGCACGGCGATCTCGGTCGTGATGAGCGAAGAACCGATCGACTGGGGTGGGTCGTCGGTCCGCATGGTGGTGCTGTTCGCGCTCAGTCCGACAGGGCGCCACGCGTACAGGGACGTTCTCGGTGCGGTGATCGCGATGCTCTCCGATGAGGCGCGAGTCGCCCGCATCGTGCGTGACAGCGCCGACTACGAGGATTTCGTCCGGGCGATCGTCGCCGAGACCTCACGGAACTGA
- a CDS encoding HPr family phosphocarrier protein, whose protein sequence is MTRASQTVVVVNPSGLHARPATELSRLAGSLESSVQIAARGRSVNGASVLGVMSLGIGRGDEIEVTCDGPTADIDLDTLITAVESGLGESLS, encoded by the coding sequence GTGACGCGCGCGAGCCAGACCGTGGTGGTCGTCAACCCCTCAGGACTTCACGCGCGGCCCGCCACCGAGTTGAGCAGACTCGCCGGCTCTCTCGAGTCGAGCGTGCAGATCGCCGCTCGAGGCCGCTCGGTGAACGGAGCGAGCGTGCTCGGCGTCATGTCGCTCGGGATCGGTCGCGGAGACGAGATCGAGGTGACCTGCGACGGGCCCACGGCCGATATCGATCTCGACACGCTGATCACCGCGGTCGAGTCCGGACTCGGGGAGTCGCTGTCATGA
- a CDS encoding glycoside hydrolase family 1 protein — protein sequence MTAPDQNRTHEKFLWGSATAAYQCEGGWDEDGKGLSNWDVFCHSDDNDVNPVDGDVASDHYHRYEDDIRMMAEGNQNAYRFSISWSRIIPDGTGAVEQRGLDHYRKVIETCHRYGVEPLVTLYHYDLPQPLFENGGWENRETVDAFERYAEVCFDAFGDSVTHWMTVNEPNYETLCEYGIGNYPPNVRDLRRRWHAIYNILLASARAVVRFRSGGHAGQIGLVSDSYPIESLVDDEAHRDAARLADLFFNRCVNDVAIDGTFPVEFLDKIESDGTDMSFIHRDDAAVFLDGTIDYLGLNVYDRILVKPYTTGETNLRANNTGDATSTNQIIVKGWFEHDVDPTTEKNPWGMEIYPQAMYDILVELRDRYPGTPVIITENGVGYRDVVVDGEVHDDYRIDYLRGFVEQMQRAIDDGCDVRGYLVWSTIDLYSWINGYEKRYGLVRVDFDTLARTPKDSYHWYAAHIAAQKEITS from the coding sequence ATGACCGCGCCGGACCAGAACCGCACTCACGAGAAGTTCCTCTGGGGCAGCGCGACGGCTGCCTACCAGTGCGAAGGCGGATGGGACGAAGACGGAAAGGGTCTCTCGAACTGGGACGTGTTCTGTCACAGCGACGACAACGACGTCAATCCGGTCGACGGCGACGTCGCGAGCGATCACTACCACCGCTACGAAGACGACATCCGGATGATGGCCGAGGGGAACCAGAACGCCTACCGGTTCTCGATCTCGTGGAGCCGCATCATCCCGGACGGGACCGGAGCCGTCGAGCAGCGCGGCCTCGACCACTACCGCAAGGTGATCGAGACCTGCCACCGCTACGGGGTGGAGCCCTTGGTCACCCTGTACCACTACGACCTGCCACAGCCCCTGTTCGAGAACGGCGGATGGGAGAACCGGGAGACGGTGGACGCCTTCGAGCGCTACGCCGAGGTGTGCTTCGACGCGTTCGGCGACAGCGTCACGCACTGGATGACGGTGAACGAGCCCAACTACGAGACGCTCTGCGAGTACGGCATCGGCAACTACCCCCCGAACGTGCGCGACCTGCGTCGACGCTGGCACGCGATCTACAACATCCTGCTCGCTTCGGCGCGTGCCGTCGTGCGCTTCCGCTCGGGCGGTCACGCCGGCCAGATCGGTCTGGTGAGCGACAGCTACCCGATCGAGAGCCTCGTCGACGACGAAGCGCACCGTGACGCGGCCCGACTCGCCGACCTCTTCTTCAACCGGTGCGTGAACGACGTCGCCATCGACGGGACCTTCCCTGTCGAGTTCCTCGACAAGATCGAGAGCGACGGCACCGACATGTCGTTCATCCACCGAGACGACGCGGCCGTCTTCCTCGACGGGACGATCGACTACCTCGGGCTCAATGTCTACGACCGGATCCTCGTCAAGCCCTACACCACCGGCGAGACCAACCTCCGAGCCAACAACACCGGAGACGCCACGAGCACGAATCAGATCATCGTCAAGGGATGGTTCGAGCACGACGTCGATCCGACGACGGAGAAGAACCCCTGGGGGATGGAGATCTACCCGCAGGCCATGTACGACATCCTCGTCGAATTGCGCGACCGCTACCCGGGCACCCCGGTGATCATCACCGAGAACGGGGTCGGCTACCGGGATGTCGTCGTCGACGGAGAGGTCCACGACGACTACCGGATCGACTATCTTCGCGGCTTCGTCGAGCAGATGCAGCGCGCCATCGACGACGGGTGCGATGTGCGCGGCTACCTCGTCTGGTCGACCATCGATCTCTACAGCTGGATCAACGGCTACGAGAAGCGCTACGGGCTCGTCCGTGTGGACTTCGACACCCTCGCGCGCACCCCGAAGGACAGTTACCACTGGTACGCGGCACACATCGCCGCACAGAAGGAGATCACGTCATGA
- a CDS encoding PTS lactose/cellobiose transporter subunit IIA, with translation MNDEDYAAAFELISAAGGARSDAMLALRAARDGDEAGAQQLLAQADQQLLAAHRMQTTLIQQEAGGSPIPVNIILVHAQDHLTSAMITKDLAVEIVALHARLGARAGEQS, from the coding sequence GTGAATGACGAGGACTACGCCGCGGCGTTCGAGCTGATCAGCGCCGCGGGCGGAGCGCGATCGGATGCGATGCTCGCGCTCCGCGCAGCCCGCGACGGCGACGAAGCAGGCGCGCAGCAGCTTCTCGCTCAGGCAGATCAGCAGCTGCTCGCGGCTCACCGCATGCAGACGACCCTGATCCAGCAGGAAGCCGGCGGGTCGCCGATCCCCGTCAACATCATCCTGGTGCACGCGCAGGATCACCTCACCTCGGCCATGATCACGAAGGATCTGGCTGTCGAGATCGTCGCTCTTCACGCTCGGCTCGGCGCCCGCGCGGGAGAGCAGTCGTGA